From Calonectris borealis chromosome 7, bCalBor7.hap1.2, whole genome shotgun sequence, one genomic window encodes:
- the ANKRD22 gene encoding ankyrin repeat domain-containing protein 22 isoform X1, translated as MDDLVEHVLMNIIFSLQPICQAAYNNDFNEVQLLLERNSKYLNIQDSFGGDTPLICACKQGNNRIASYLLKRNADVNLRNKKDRTCLHYAVRKRFTFLDYVLIIILMPVLLLGYLLMVSKTKQNENLIKMLLRAGVDVNATDFSGSTALHYACEMKNQAVIPLLLEAHADASVKNQDGETPLDIARRLQFHNIESMLRKTS; from the exons ATGGATGACTTAGTGGAACATGTGCTGATGAATATTATCTTCTCTCTTCAGCCCATTTGTCAGGCAGCTTATAATAACGATTTCAATGAAGTTCAGCTCCTTTTGGAGCGCAACAGCAAGTATCTGAACATCCAGGACAGCTTCGGTGGAGACACCCCCTTAATTTGTGCATGTAAACAGGGAAACAACAGGATAGCTAGCTATCTTctaaaaagaaatgctgatgtCAACCTCAGAAACAAG AAAGACCGCACTTGTCTGCATTATGCTGTGAGAAAACGGTTTACCTTCCTTGACTATGTGCTCATCATAATCCTCATGCCAGTTTTGCTTCTTGGATATCTTCTCATG GTCTCAAAGACTAAACAGAATGAAAACCTGATCAAGATGTTGCTTAGAGCTGGAGTGGATGTTAATGCTACAGACTTT TCTGGTAGCACAGCCCTTCACTATGCTTGTGAAATGAAAAACCAGGCAGTCATTCCTCTACTGCTTGAAGCTCACGCAGACGCTTCTGTAAAGAATCAG GATGGGGAGACTCCCTTAGATATAGCAAGAAGGTTGCAGTTCCACAACATTGAAAGCATGCTAAGGAAAACTTCCTAG
- the ANKRD22 gene encoding ankyrin repeat domain-containing protein 22 isoform X2, with protein sequence MGLLYSEPICQAAYNNDFNEVQLLLERNSKYLNIQDSFGGDTPLICACKQGNNRIASYLLKRNADVNLRNKKDRTCLHYAVRKRFTFLDYVLIIILMPVLLLGYLLMVSKTKQNENLIKMLLRAGVDVNATDFSGSTALHYACEMKNQAVIPLLLEAHADASVKNQDGETPLDIARRLQFHNIESMLRKTS encoded by the exons ATGGGGCTACTCTATTCAGAG CCCATTTGTCAGGCAGCTTATAATAACGATTTCAATGAAGTTCAGCTCCTTTTGGAGCGCAACAGCAAGTATCTGAACATCCAGGACAGCTTCGGTGGAGACACCCCCTTAATTTGTGCATGTAAACAGGGAAACAACAGGATAGCTAGCTATCTTctaaaaagaaatgctgatgtCAACCTCAGAAACAAG AAAGACCGCACTTGTCTGCATTATGCTGTGAGAAAACGGTTTACCTTCCTTGACTATGTGCTCATCATAATCCTCATGCCAGTTTTGCTTCTTGGATATCTTCTCATG GTCTCAAAGACTAAACAGAATGAAAACCTGATCAAGATGTTGCTTAGAGCTGGAGTGGATGTTAATGCTACAGACTTT TCTGGTAGCACAGCCCTTCACTATGCTTGTGAAATGAAAAACCAGGCAGTCATTCCTCTACTGCTTGAAGCTCACGCAGACGCTTCTGTAAAGAATCAG GATGGGGAGACTCCCTTAGATATAGCAAGAAGGTTGCAGTTCCACAACATTGAAAGCATGCTAAGGAAAACTTCCTAG
- the LOC142084246 gene encoding lysosomal acid lipase/cholesteryl ester hydrolase-like translates to MWCLLLLLCSQGIALSAGFTTPSTLNSDKSQYRKTRNPECFMNVSEIIRYHGYPSEEYQVPTEDGYILGVFRIPAGRNSQNTGKKPAVLLHHGTLGDSIQWISNLPNNSLGFILADAGYDVWMGNSRGDTWSLKHKTLKTCQKEFWQFSFDEIGKYDIPAELYFIMNKTGQKHVYYVGHSEASTAGFVAFSTYPELAQRVKVFFALGPVATITHATSPLVTFTRLPQSLIRLLLGCKGAFHQNELLKGPLTWICRCLGKVCGSIFSYIAGDRIQSLNTSRIDAYVGHSPAGTSVQNIIHWHQLTHADQFQAYDYGSKENMKKYNQPNPPAYKIEKISTPIAVWSSGRDKFADPKDMAKLLPRITNLIYHEHFPAWGHLDFVWGLDAAEKMYWKIIEIITKHP, encoded by the exons ATGTggtgcctcctcctgctgctctgctcccaagGAATTGCCCTTTCAGCAGGATTCACAACACCCTCCACTCTGAATTCAGACAAAAGCCAGTACAGGAAGACTCGCAACCCCGAGTGTTTTATGAACGTG AGTGAAATTATCAGATATCATGGATACCCCAGTGAGGAATATCAAGTTCCCACAGAGGATGGATACATTCTTGGTGTTTTCAGAATTCCCGCTGGGAGGAACAGCCAAAATACAG GGAAAAAGCCTGCAGTCTTGCTACACCACGGTACTTTAGGAGATTCTATTCAGTGGATTTCTAACCTGCCcaacaacagcctgggctttatCCTCGCAGATGCTGGCTATGATGTCTGGATGGGAAACAGCCGAGGAGACACCTGGTCTTTAAAACACAAGACCCTTAAGACCTGCCAGAAAGAGTTCTGGCAGTTCAG CTTCGATGAGATAGGTAAATACGATATTCCAGCAGAGCTGTACTTCATCATGAATAAAACTGGACAGAAGCACGTGTATTATGTTGGTCACTCAGAGGCTTCAACTGCAG GCTTCGTAGCATTTTCTACTTATCCTGAGTTGGCTCAAAGGGTTAAAGTGTTCTTTGCTTTGGGACCAGTAGCCACAATCACACATGCTACCAGTCCTCTGGTAACATTTACACGTCTTCCCCAATCACTGATCAGG TTACTACTTGGCTGCAAAGGAGCTTTTCACCAGAATGAACTGCTGAAGGGGCCTCTAACATGGATCTGCAGATGTCTGGGAAAAGTTTGTGGCAGTATCTTCTCCTACATAGCTGGGGACAGGATACAAAGTCTGAACACG AGTCGAATAGATGCATACGTAGGACATTCCCCTGCTGGAACATCAGTACAGAACATTATCCATTGGCATCAG CTAACACATGCAGACCAATTTCAAGCTTATGACTACGGCTCtaaggaaaacatgaagaaatacaaCCAG CCTAACCCTCCTGCGTACAAGATAGAGAAGATAAGCACACCAATTGCTGTTTGGAGCAGTGGACGTGACAAATTTGCAGATCCAAAAGACATGGCAAAGCTACTTCCTCGGATTACTAATCTCATTTACCATGAGCATTTTCCTGCTTGGGGACATCTTGATTTCGTCTGGGGCCTTGATGCAGCTGAGAAAATGTATTGGAAAATCattgaaataataacaaaacaccCTTAA